A stretch of Acidovorax sp. RAC01 DNA encodes these proteins:
- the gatA gene encoding Asp-tRNA(Asn)/Glu-tRNA(Gln) amidotransferase subunit GatA has product MTNSTQALHDLGVSELAAGLRSKQFSAVEAAQHFLARAQAHQNLGAYVALNEDATLAQARAADARIAAGTAGALEGVPIAHKDIFVTKAFPSTAGSRMLAGYQSPFDATVVTKLAEAGAVTLGKLNCDEFAMGSANENSAVAPVGFDAPAPVRNPWATDRIPGGSSGGSAVAVAARLAPAVTGTDTGGSIRQPASFCGITGIKPTYGRASRYGMIAFASSLDQAGPMARSAEDCALLLSAMCGPDPDRDSTSLDVPAEDFSAQLNDSIDGLRIGIPAEFFGEGLAPDVRAAVDAALKEYEKLGAKLVPISLPRTELSIPVYYIIAPAEASSNLSRFDGVKFGHRAKHYTDLVDMYKKTRAEGFGDEVKRRIMIGAYVLSHGYYDAYYLQAQKIRRMIADDFQNAFKSCDVIAGPVAPTVAWKLGEHGNDPLADYLADIFTLPASLAGLPGMSVPAGFGEGGMPVGLQLIGNYFEESRLLNTAHRLQQATDFHLRQPGGL; this is encoded by the coding sequence ATGACGAATTCCACCCAAGCCCTGCACGATCTGGGCGTTTCCGAGCTGGCCGCAGGCCTGCGTTCCAAGCAGTTTTCGGCCGTCGAAGCCGCGCAGCATTTCCTGGCCCGCGCCCAGGCGCACCAGAACCTTGGCGCCTACGTCGCCCTGAACGAAGACGCCACCCTGGCCCAGGCCCGCGCCGCCGACGCGCGCATTGCCGCCGGCACCGCGGGCGCGCTGGAAGGCGTGCCGATTGCCCATAAGGACATCTTCGTTACCAAAGCCTTCCCCAGCACCGCAGGCTCCCGCATGCTGGCGGGGTACCAGTCGCCCTTTGACGCCACCGTGGTCACCAAACTGGCCGAGGCGGGCGCCGTGACGCTGGGTAAGCTCAACTGCGACGAATTCGCCATGGGCTCGGCCAACGAGAACTCGGCCGTGGCCCCGGTGGGCTTTGACGCGCCTGCCCCGGTGCGCAACCCCTGGGCCACCGACCGCATCCCGGGCGGCTCGTCGGGCGGCAGCGCCGTGGCCGTGGCCGCGCGCCTGGCTCCGGCCGTCACCGGCACCGACACTGGCGGGTCGATTCGCCAACCCGCCTCGTTTTGCGGCATCACCGGCATCAAGCCGACCTATGGCCGCGCCAGCCGCTACGGGATGATCGCGTTTGCCTCCAGCCTGGACCAGGCCGGCCCCATGGCCCGTAGCGCCGAAGACTGCGCCTTGCTGCTGTCGGCCATGTGCGGCCCTGACCCGGACCGCGACTCCACCAGCCTGGATGTGCCCGCCGAAGACTTCAGCGCCCAGCTCAACGACAGCATCGACGGCCTGCGCATCGGCATCCCCGCCGAGTTCTTTGGCGAAGGCCTGGCGCCCGATGTGCGCGCTGCGGTAGACGCTGCGCTCAAGGAATACGAAAAGCTCGGCGCGAAGCTTGTGCCCATCAGCCTGCCGCGCACCGAGCTGTCGATCCCGGTGTACTACATCATTGCGCCGGCCGAAGCGTCGTCCAACCTCAGCCGCTTTGACGGCGTGAAGTTCGGCCACCGCGCCAAGCACTACACCGACCTGGTGGACATGTACAAGAAGACCCGCGCCGAAGGCTTTGGCGACGAGGTCAAGCGCCGCATCATGATTGGCGCGTACGTGCTGAGCCACGGCTACTACGACGCCTACTACCTGCAGGCGCAAAAAATCCGCCGCATGATCGCCGACGACTTCCAGAACGCGTTCAAGAGCTGCGACGTGATCGCCGGCCCGGTGGCCCCCACCGTGGCCTGGAAGCTGGGCGAACACGGCAACGACCCGCTGGCCGACTACCTGGCCGACATCTTCACCTTGCCCGCATCGCTGGCCGGCCTGCCCGGCATGAGCGTGCCCGCGGGCTTTGGCGAGGGCGGCATGCCCGTGGGCCTGCAGCTGATCGGCAACTACTTTGAAGAAAGTCGCCTGCTCAACACAGCCCACCGCCTGCAGCAAGCCACCGATTTCCACCTCCGCCAACCCGGGGGTCTGTGA
- the gatC gene encoding Asp-tRNA(Asn)/Glu-tRNA(Gln) amidotransferase subunit GatC — protein sequence MALTPQDIGRIANLARLELTSSESERMLTQLNGFFDIVEKMRAVDTSGIAPLAHPVAAIQDVTLRLREDVASEPDQREANQKSAPAVERGLFLVPKVIE from the coding sequence ATGGCACTGACCCCCCAGGACATTGGCCGCATCGCCAATCTAGCCCGGCTTGAGCTGACATCTTCCGAAAGTGAGCGCATGCTCACCCAGCTCAACGGCTTCTTCGACATCGTGGAAAAAATGCGGGCTGTGGATACCTCGGGCATCGCTCCCCTGGCGCACCCCGTGGCGGCCATCCAGGACGTGACTTTGCGCCTGCGCGAAGACGTCGCCAGCGAGCCCGACCAGCGTGAGGCCAACCAGAAAAGCGCCCCCGCCGTCGAGCGCGGCCTGTTCCTTGTGCCCAAAGTGATCGAGTAA